The Misgurnus anguillicaudatus chromosome 15, ASM2758022v2, whole genome shotgun sequence genome has a window encoding:
- the dvl3b gene encoding segment polarity protein dishevelled homolog DVL-3: MAETKIIYHLDDQETPYLIKLPIPAESVTLADFKNVINKPNYKFFFKSMDDDFGVVKEEISDDNAKLPCFNGRVVSWLVSADGSHGSDGGSVCADAQAELPPPLERTGGIGDSRPPSFHANAAGSQNDLEKDTEREVGPSLRRDREREKDKERDRERPRRKDTHDHGGRLNGHSRPERRPDVAGYESSSTLMSSELDTTSFFDSEEDDSASRFSGSTEQSTSSRLIRRHRRRRRKPKASKMDRSSSFSSITDSTMSLNIITVTLNMEKYNFLGISIVGQSNERGDGGIYIGSIMKGGAVASDGRIEPGDMLLQVNDINFENMSNDDAVRVLREIVHKPGPITLTVAKCWDPNPRSCFTLPRSEPIRPIDPAAWVSHTAAMTGTYPVYGMSPSMSTITSTSSSITSSIPETERFEEFHLSIHSDMAAIAKAMASPESGLEVRDRMWLKITIPNAFIGSDVVDWLYHRVEGFTDRREARKYASNLLKAGYIRHTVNKITFSEQCYYIFGDLCGNMAGLALHDHDGSSGASDQDTLAPLPHPGVAPWPLSFPYQYPIPHPYNPNPVHDPTSSFIAGAGSAGSPHSEGSHSSGSNRSGSKNDTNTAAGVQESGARSGSGSESEKRDKAPSERSAVAASEHSIRSTHTIRSVHSAHSHLVCGPPGLPPQPQTPVATAPGSPPGRDLSSVPPELTASRQSFRMAMGNPSEFFVDVM; the protein is encoded by the exons TGTGGTGAAGGAAGAGATATCTGATGACAACGCCAAACTACCCTGCTTCAACGGACGTGTTGTGTCGTGG CTGGTGTCTGCAGACGGCTCTCATGGTTCTGACGGTGGCTCTGTATGCGCAGACGCTCAAGCCGAGCTGCCGCCCCCTCTGGAGAGGACAGGAGGCATTGGAGACTCTAGACCCCCTTCCTTCCA TGCGAATGCTGCTGGGAGTCAAAATGACCTGGAAAAAGATACAGAACGTGAAGTCGGTCCATCGCTGcggagagacagagaaagagagaaagataaAGAGAGGGATAGAGAAAGGCCTCGTAGGAAGGACACGCATGACCATG GAGGCAGGTTAAACGGTCACTCACGGCCGGAGCGCAGGCCAGACGTCGCTGGTTACGAGAGCTCCTCAACACTGATGAGCAGTGAGCTGGACACAACCAGTTTCTTTGACTCTGAGGAGGATGACTCCGCTAGCAG GTTTAGCGGCTCTACGGAGCAGAGCACATCATCACGTCTGATCAGACGCCATCGACGCCGTAGACGGAAACCCAAAGCATCCAAGATGGATAGG TCCTCGTCGTTCAGCAGTATAACTGACTCCACCATGTCTCTGAACATCATAACTGTCACATTAAACATGG AGAAGTATAATTTCCTGGGCATTAGTATAGTTGGGCAGAGTAATGAGAGGGGTGATGGAGGCATTTACATTGGCTCCATCATGAAGGGTGGCGCAGTAGCCTCAGATGGGCGCATTGAACCTGGCGACATGCTTTTGCAg GTGAACGACATCAATTTCGAGAATATGAGTAATGACGATGCAGTAAGGGTGCTGAGAGAAATAGTCCATAAACCCGG CCCCATCACGCTGACTGTTGCAAAATGTTGGGATCCGAACCCTCGTAGCTGTTTCACCCTCCCACGAA GTGAGCCGATCCGTCCCATAGACCCTGCTGCCTGGGTGTCTCACACAGCTGCTATGACAGGAACGTACCCAGTGTACGGTATGAGCCCTTCCATGAGCACAATCACCTCCACCAGCTCCTCCATCACAAGCTCCATTCCAGAGACTGAGC GGTTTGAGGAATTCCACCTGTCCATCCATAGTGACATGGCAGCCATAGCCAAAGCCATGGCGTCACCGGAGTCGGGACTGGAGGTACGAGACAGAATGTGGCTGAAGATCACCATCCCCAATGCTTTCATAG GTTCAGATGTGGTAGATTGGCTGTATCATCGCGTGGAGGGCTTCACTGACCGACGGGAAGCGCGCAAATACGCCAGCAACCTGCTGAAGGCGGGTTACATCCGCCATACAGTTAACAAAATCACCTTCTCTGAACAGTGCTATTACATCTTTGGTGATCTCTGTGGCA ATATGGCCGGTCTCGCCTTGCATGACCATGACGGTTCTAGTGGGGCGTCTGACCAGGACACGCTTGCTCCGTTGCCACACCCTGGGGTAGCGCCCTGGCCTCTGTCTTTCCCTTATCAGTACCCCATCCCTCATCCGTACAATCCCAACCCTGTGCACGATCCCACCTCCAGCTTTATCGCAGGGGCAGGCAGTGCTGGCAGCCCACACAGTGAAG GCAGTCATAGCAGTGGTTCGAATCGCAGCGGAAGCAAAAACGACACAAACACAGCGGCTGGAGTCCAAGAGTCCGGAGCCAGATCGGGAAGTGGAAGCGAGTCTGAAAAAAGAGACAAGGCTCCGAGCGAGCGCTCCGCAGTGGCCGCTAGCGAACACAGCATACGTAGCACACACACCATCCGGAGCGTTCACAGTGCCCACTCTCACCTGGTGTGTGGGCCGCCCGGCCTCCCACCCCAGCCACAGACACCCGTAGCGACGGCACCGGGCTCACCTCCTGGGCGAGACTTGTCCTCAGTGCCCCCTGAACTCACAGCCTCACGCCAGTCTTTCCGCATGGCCATGGGAAACCCCAGTGAGTTCTTCGTTGATGTCATGTGA